In the Dethiosulfovibrio russensis genome, GTAGCGCGAGTTAGGGCTGTTCATATCCAAGGATGGAGCAGCCTCTTTTTTCGTATATTTAAACTTTATCATCGATTTGGAGTGGTTTTTGGTGAAGAGTCGCGGATTTAGGGTCGTATGGGAAGAGTCCATACTTGTCTATGCCCTGGCAAAGTGGTTTTTACTGGCTGTTCTAGCTGGTGCCGTGGTCGGATCGGTAACTACGTTTTTCGTTAATTCTCTCGAATGGGCTATATCGTGGACCGCTAAATCACCTCCGACCTTCTTGTGGTATCTTTTGCCTCTCGGTATCGTGGCCAGTACCCTTATAATCAGATGTTTTGCTCCCGATGCCAGAGGTCACGGCACGGAGAAGGTAATAGAGGCCATTCACGAACATTCCGGAAAAATCTCCGTGAAGGTTATTCCCATAAAGCTAATAACCACGGTCATTACGGTGGCAGCCGGAGGATCGGCCGGTAAGGAAGGACCAGCGGCTCAGATCGGTGCCGGTCTTACATCCTCCTTGGCGAGTCTATTGAGATTCAGCGATCTAGACAGAAAAAAACTCGTGATATGCGGTATCTCTGCCGGCTTCGCTGCGGTTTTCGGAACTCCCGTGGCAGGGGCCATCTTTGGTTTGGAGGTACTTTATATAGGCCAGGTGTTCTACGACGTGCTGTTCCCATCGTTTATCAGTGGGGTTGTCTCCCATCTTGTCGCGACCTCTTTGGGGATGTCTTACGGGTATTATCCCCTTTGCGATATCCCGGCCATGTCCGGGGGGATTTTTCTGTGGATGGTCGTAGCAGGGGCTTTTTTCGGTTTTGTCTCTTTTCTTCATATCGAAATAATGTCCTTTTTCGAGAGGGTCTTTTCTAAGGTCAGAGGTGGTTTGGTCGTAAAGGCTATCCTTGGAGCTGTGTTGATACTTTTCTTGGCTCAAGCCGTAGGAGGGGAGTATTTCGGTCTCGGTACCGACGTGATAGACAGGGCTTTACACGGAGAAAAGCTGCCGGGACTGGCTTTCCTCTGGAAGTCTATTTTTACCGCTATAACCTTGAGTTGCGGAGGCAGCGGAGGGGTAGTGACTCCTATCTTTTTCATAGGGGCTACTGCAGGCGTAACCTTTGCCTCTCTTTTCGGCCTTAACGGAGCTCTTTTCGGTCCCATCGGTTTCGTAGCGGTACTTGCCGGTTGTGCCAATGCTCCTATATCCGCGAGCATAATGGCGGTGGAGCTTTTCGGATCCTCCGTCGCTTCTTTCGCTGCCATAGCCTGCATAACGTCTTTTCTGTTGGTTGGGCATAGAAGCGTATATCCAAGTCAGATTTTGGCCAGATCCAAATCTCCCTTGATACTGATCAGTGCCAAGCCGAGCAGAGTCGATTTGGCCAGGAGCCTTCCGAAACCTGAGGACTCTCTCTTCTCCCCTCTTATAAAAAAGATAGCTATGGCCATGCAAAGAACTTTTGGTATAAAGGCTCCTTGTCGCTTCAGAAAGCCTTTCCGAAAGGATCGTCCTAGAAAGGAAAAATAAAGATGGGCCGGAGTTTTTTTAAACTCCGGCCCATCTTCGAGCTTTAAAGGGACAGTTCTCCCTCTGTCTTCGCTACTACCGTCGTTATACAGGCATCGCCGGTTACGTTTAAGGAGGTACGGGCCATATCTAGGACTGCGTCTATTCCCGCCACCAGGGCAACTCCCTCCATTGGAAGCCCCGCCTGGGTGACCACTAGAGTCAACATTATAAGCCCCGCTCCGGGGACTCCTGCCGTTCCGATCGAGGCCAAAGTGGCCGTCACTATTATTCCGACCTGGGCTCCCAAGGAGAGGTCTATACCGAAGGCCTGAGCTATGAATAGGGCACATACGCCTTGATAGAGGGCTGTCCCGTCCATGTTGATGGTCGCTCCCAGAGGAAGGACAAAGGAGGATATTTTTTCTGAAACCCCCATGTTTTCCTGAGTGCAGGTCATGGTGACCGGAAGAGTGGCAGAGCTGGACCTAGTTACGAAGGCCGTTATACTGGCCTCCTTGATCCCGCTGAAAAACCATGTCGGTGATTTTTTCGTAACTAAGCTTACCAATCCGGAGTATACGATTATTGCGTGGGCGATACATCCCAGATAGACCGCTCCTATGACCTTGGCAAAAGGAGCCAACACGGAAATTCCGTATTTGGATACGGTTACGGCGATTAGAGCGAATACCCCGTATGGTGCCAAGGACATGACTAACTCGGTGACCTTGTACATTGTTTCAGCGATGGAGTCCATAACGGATAGGATCGGTTTTCCCTTTTCCCCGGCCAAAACCGCCGCTATGCCGAAGAAGAGAGAGAAAACTATTATCTGCAGCATGTGTCCCTGAGCCAGAGCCTGGACGGGGTTGCTCGGGAACATCCCGATGACTACCTGGGCCAGTGTTGGGGCGGTCTTGCCGCTGACGGCAGTTACGTTTTCGATGTTCATTCCTGCTCCAGGCTGAAAGAAGTGTCCCATGGATAGGCCGATAACTATGGCGACTGCAGTCGTCCCCAGATAGAGTAGAATGGTCTTTATCCCTATTCTACCCAGGGTTTTCGGATCTCCTATCGAGGAGACTCCTACCACCAAACTGGAGAATACTAGAGGAACTATCAACATTTTCAACAATGTGATGAAAATTTTGCCGATCGGTTCGACGACTGCCACCTTGGGGCCTATCATCACCCCTGCCACGATACCTAATACAAAGCCAATGGTGATCTTCCATATCAACGGTATTTTTTTCCTGGTCTGACTCATTAGACAATCCTCCTTGAAAAAATATTTGATATGGCGGAATTTTTCGCCACTCAGTAACAGTATACCCCATGAGTTCCTCTACGGGCTATTGTATAGGCTCTATCTTTAGTATAATGAATCTCAGGTTTACGTGGCTATTGTAGCTGGCACAGGGAGGTCTACGATGAAGAAAAAAGGGTTGGCTTTATTTTTAGCGATGTGTTTTTGTATTTCAATGTCCTCGTCCTCCATGGCCAAGACCGGAGCTATAGTGTTAGCTCTTTCCGGTGGAGGAACCAAGGGATTGGCACATGTCGGGGTTTTGAAAGCCCTCAAGGCAGAGGGGATACCGGTAGCCGGGATAGTCGGAACCAGTATGGGGGCAATTATAGGGGGGCTTTCGGCGGCTGGATATTCCCCTCAGGAGTTGGAGGATGTTCTGGAAAAGGTCGACATAGGAGGAGTTATTCTAGGCAACGGAGAGAACAGAAACTCCGAACCAAAGAACAGAGAGATTTCTCCTCTTATGCCCAAATTGGAACTGAACGCGCATGGACAGGTGATAGGTCCTAAGGGACCTCTATCAGGAGCAAGCGCGTTAAACCTCTTTCAAAAATTGACATCCAGGGTTTCAGTAGTTCAATTTAACGAGTTGCCTATACCTTTCGCAGCGGTCGCAACCGACCTGGAGACCGGTGAAAAGGTAGTCCTTAGACACGGATCTCTGGCCTCGGCGATGAGGGCCTCCATGTCGATTCCTGGACTGTTCGAGCCCTGGCCGATAGAGGGAAGGTTGCTTGTAGACGGTGGATTGGTCTCCAATATGCCTGTTACAACCGCCAAGGAGATGTTTCCCGATTATCCTATCGTTGCGGTAAACGTCTGTAGCGACCTCAGGAAGTCGGACGAGATGAAGACTATGGTAGACGTAATAGATCAGACCATAACCATATTGACCAGTCAGAACGTGGACAGAGAGGAGTCGAAGGCGGACGTGATAATAAAGCCCAAGGTGGGGAACATGGCTACCTTGGGTAACGTAGAGATAGGGGATATGGTAAGGCTTGGAGTCATAGCCGCCGAGAGCAAAATGGCTGCAATAAAGTCTCTTGCCGCTCAGGCTCCATCGGCACCGGAACATAGACCTACTATATTAAGGCTGGTTAGACGTATTTCCGTCGAGGGAGTACCGGAGGATTTTGCCGATAATATAAAAGGAAAATTCTCCGACTGGATCGGTCGCCCGGTTCATCCGGAGGATATCGTCTCCGCTGCCGAGTGGATTCGTTCCAGAGAGGACGTAAAGACAGTTGATTATCAGCTCGTTGAGAAGACAGATGGGGTGGAGGTAGTACTTAAAATTCAGCGACAACCAGCCTATCGTATTGCCCTCGACGGCCATGCGACCAACCTTTCGGGAGGAAGCTGGATAGGGATAAGAAGCAGGATGATGGATCTTGCTTACGATGGAGACTACCTCAACGTGGACGCTATTTTAGGGGATGACTGGGCAGCTAAAGCGGATTATCACTTTGCCGTGGATAAAGGTTCCTACGAGATGGGTTTAAGGGCCGGTAGAGTCTCGATGAAACCATATGGAAAATGGGATATGCTCAGCCTCTCCATCGGTAGGACCTTCGATACGGATGGATCCAGTCTCACCGTAGGTGCTCTGGGCAGCCAAATGGAGGGATCGGGTCAGACCGTGGAAGCCTGGGGTCCTATAGTAAAGTGGTACTCATCGGGCATAAAGGGGCAGGATGCTCCCGAGGACGAATCCTATCTTTCTTTCGGTGCGTGGTATCCAAGCGAAGGAGAGGAAATGCTATTTCGTATAGAGGGAGGGGTGGATAAACCTCTTTCCTCCCGCTGGAGAGGATATCTCAAAGCCGGCCTGATGGAGGGGAACAGCGACGGACGTTATATCGGCCAAGGTGCTTATCTCGGCGCTCGTGAAGAGCTTTACAGCTTGGCTGACCGACCTATACTTGGTGAGAGATTCGCCTGGTGGCGTCTGGGATTTCGACGAAGGCTTGGCGAGAGCGGAGACTCTCCATGGGAAGGAGAGCTTTTTGGAGGTCAAGGATATGTCTGGGACAACGGAGGAGAACTGTTCGACGAACCATGGGAGGTCGGCGTAGCTTTGACAGTTCCTTCCAGACTTTTGAAAGCCCGGTTTTTAGCCATTTACGATGACGATAACGACTGGACCTTCGGATTCTCCATAGGGGATCCTATGTGGACTCTTCGTTACCCCTTCCCCTGATGGAAAGGGCCGGATATGCTAGAATTAGTCGATCCTTTTTAAACGGGACACTTTTTGCAGCGGTTGGAGGCATGAGATATGGCTAGAAACATAACGTCACGGCAGCAGGATTATTCTCAGTGGTATCTGGACGTGATCAAGGTCGCCGAGTTGGCCGATTACGCTCCTGTAAGAGGGTGTATGGTCATAAGACCCACCGGATATTCCGTCTGGGAGGAGATACAGCAGGTTTTCGACAGGGCTTTCAAGGAAACCGGTCACGTCAACGCATACTTTCCGGTTCTCATTCCCAACTCCTTTCTGGAGAAAGAGGCGGAGCACGTCGAGGGATTTTCCCCCGAATGTGCAGTGGTAACCCACGCCGGAGGTGAGGAACTGGAGGAACCTCTAGTTGTTCGTCCTACCTCCGAGACCGTTATAGGCCATATGTACAGTAAATGGATTCAGTCTTGGAGGGATCTTCCTCTCCTGATAAACCAGTGGGCCAACGTTATGAGATGGGAAAAGCGCCCCAGGCTGTTTTTAAGGACCTCCGAGTTTCTATGGCAGGAGGGGCATACGGCCCATGCCTCCAAGGAAGAGGCGATCGAGGAGACCGAGAGGATGTTGGAAGTCTATCGTCGCATCATGACGGATTATCTGGCTCTTCCTGTCGTCCCCGGGGTGAAGTCCGAGGGCGAGCGTTTTCCCGGAGCGGAGGAGACCTACACCACCGAGACCATGATGAGCGACATGAAGGCCCTTCAGGCCGGAACCAGCCATTTCCTCGGCCAGAACTTTTCGAAGGCCTTCAACATACAGTTTCAGAACAAGGAAGAGGCCATGGAGTACGCCTGGACGACAAGCTGGGGTGTCTCTACCAGACTTATCGGTGCGGTGATAATGACCCATTCCGACGACGATGGCTTGATTCTTCCTCCCCGAATAGCTCCCACCAAGGTGGCGTTGCTGTCCATAAGCAAGGACGAAACCATGGCGACCGGTCCGCTACTTTCAAAGGCCAAAGAACTGGCGGGGAAGATCGAATCGGTAATAGGGGCCAGAACGGTCGCAGTCGACGATCAGTTTCATATGAGGCCGGGAGACAGGTTTTTCTATCATCTTCAAAAAGGAGTTCCTCTGAGACTGGAGCTGGGCGAGAAGGAGTTCGAGAAAGGCACAGTAAGGGCTGTCAGAAGAGACACGGGAGAGAAGATCGATCTGCCTTGGGACGGAATAGAGACCAAGGTTAACGATCTTTTGGAGACCATACAGGAGGATCTCTTGAATAAGGCCAGATCCTTCCGAGAGGTGAACACCCACGAAGTCTCCGATCTCGATGGTTTTAAAAAAACTTTGGAGAAAAAAGGCGGGTTTATAAAAGCCTACTTCGCTGGAACCAAGGAGGACGAAAAAGCAATAAAGGAAGCCACCGGGGCAACCGTCCGTTGCTTTCCCCTGGAGGACAAAGACACCAGAGGAAAGTGTTTCTTTACCGGAAAGGACGACGCCCGAATGGCCATATTCGCCAAGTCCTACTGAAAAAGGGCCGCCTTTAAGGCGGCTCTTCGCTTAGATGGGGAGGGATTTCTCCGTGGTGGAAAAACTGTTATCTTTCAAGGAGGTAGCTACCAAAGCGGGTTTAAGTGAGTCCAGGGCTAGAACCCTGAGGGAACGATACTTAAAAGCCGTTCCCTTCGTAGGGGAGGGACGAAGTCGTCGTTATTCCGAGTCTGCTGCATCCGTGCTATCCAGAGCGGACGAGCTTGAAAAACAGGGGAAGAGGGGAAGAGCGGTCCTCGACGAACTCCTGGAAAGCGGATCGGGACATGGTCTCGAAGATCTAAAAGAGGCTATAGAACGTCTTGAGGGAGAGATTGCCTTTTTAAAGGGACAACTATCTTCGATGAGGCGAGAATCGTCCTCTTTGAGGAGAAGGGTCCTCCATCTGGAGAGTAGAGTTGTTTCTCTGGAGACATCCGGCTGGAATCTCCGTGATTTTTTAAGATCAATTCTGTCTTTCTTTGACGAGATGTTAGATTTCTGAGGGGATGAACAGACGAGGCGCCCTTCCTAGGAGGGGTGCCTCGTCTGTTCTTCCCCATATCGTGGGATGTTCTATTAATCTTCGTCGTATACGTAAACCTTGGGAGGTTTGAAACCGTTGAAGCTCTCCAGAGAGCAGGAATTGACGTAAGCTCCGGTGGAGAAAAAGTAGAGCCTGTCCCCTTCTTCCAGATTTTTCGGCAGCATATATTTATCTCTCTCATAGAGAACGTCCAAGCTGTCGCAGGTCGGTCCGGCGATGATATATTCCTCCACCGGGCCCTGCTTTTCCGAGTATATGGGGTATTTGATCGATTCGTCTATGGTCTCGTAGAGCCCTCCGAATTTGCCGGCGTCTATGTAAAGCCAGCTGTAAGGGTTATAGCTTTCCTTCTTCGACTTCAGCACCACCTGGGTGGCAAGGATCCCGCAATCACCTACCAGAGAACGGCCCGGTTCTATGATTATATCCGGCATACCATCGGGAAAGTCTTCGGTGAGAAAACGGGTTACCTCCTTTGCGTATATCTCCAGAGGGACCGTCGGCTGTATGTACTTGGCAGGGAAACCGCCCCCTAGGTTGATGAGCTTAAGCTGGATTCCCAGCTCCTTTGCCGAGTCGAATAGATATCGGCAACTGGCTATGGCGTTTCCCCACTGCCCGATGTCTCGTTGTTGGGATCCTACGTGGAACGACAGTCCCCAAGGAACGATGTCCAGTTCTTTGGACAGTTGGATAAGTTTGAATATAGTATCGGGATGGGCACCGAACTTTCGAGATAGCGACCAGTCCGCTCCGCTGCACTCCATGAAAAGCCTGAAGAAGACCTGCGAGCCGGGAGCGTTCTTGGCTATCCGTCTGAGGTCGTCCTCCGAATCCGTGGCGAAAAGACGAACGCCCTTTTCGTAGGCGTAGGCTATATGCTCTGATTTCTTGATCGTATGTCCGTAACTGAGCCTATCCGGCGATGCGCCGAGAGCCAGCATTGTATCGAGTTCGTTTATGGAGGCGAAGTCGAAGTTGCATCCCTTGCGGATCAACATTTTCAGTATAGCCTCGTGGGGATTGGCCTTAACCGCATAGTGTATCTTGGCGTATGGCATGGTCCTGTTGAGATCGTCGAAGTTCCGTTCCACGCTCTTGAGGTCCAGCAGGAGGCAGGGAGTCTTCTTGTTCTTTAAAAAATTCTTTATTTTTTCGAATCTTTCTCTTGTAACGAATCTCTCCATGTCGAAACTGTAACTGGCTGGTACGCCTAACATCGGATCACCCTCTTTTTTGCGAATTCGCGGCTGTTCACCGTGGCCGGGGTATTGTACCTTATTTCTACTCGATACGATAGCACCCTCCAAACTACATTATAATGTAAATCAGATGTTCTAGAACATACGATATATATCACTGGGAGGAGCATACCTTGGATAACGAGATAAACGACGTTACGGTAGGAAGAGACGAATTCATGATGGGAGATTCCCTATATCCTTGGCAGAGAAAGGCTATAGATCGCATAGGAGGCGAGAGCGCCGTCCTCTCCGCCCCTACAGGATCCGGTAAGACGTGGGTTGCCTATATATGGGCAGGTCTCTACGACCTGGAGGGCGAGAAGCTTGACATTCCGTCGGGAGAGAGGGTGATTTTTACCGCTCCCATAAAGGCGTTGAGCAACGAGAGATACATGGACCTGATTTCCATGGGATTCGACGTAGGCATAGAGACCGGTGATTTCAAGAAAAATCCCCAGGCTTCGGTTATATGCTGCACTCAGGAGATCTACGCTCTTAAATACGCTGGACGATCGGGGATCAAGCTCGTAATAGACGAATTTCACTATATCTTCGGTGAAAACGACAGAAGCAGGGCCTATATAGACGGAATAAGGAAAACTTCTGCCGATGTGCCTATGTTGGTGATGTCGGCTACTTTCGGAGGGGCCTCTAAGGTCCAGGCTTATCTCGAGAGAATCACAGGCCGTCCCTTCGTATTGTTCGAGTCGTCCGAAAGGGTGACGGATCTGGTTTTTTGTGACGAACCGGTGACTCCCAGGGAGATCAGAGATGCATTGGTCTTCGTGTTCTCTCAGAAAGGAGCTCAGCAGGTCGCCGATATGATCGCCGACGAGAGGCTTCGATTCGACGACAGCAGGAAACGCAGACTGGAGGATCTAGCCTGGATTTTAGAGGTCTCCGGTATCAGACGATGTATGTTCAAGGGCGTAGGGGTCTATCATGGAAGCTTACTACCGAAGGAAAAGCTTCTGGTCGAGAGGGCCTACAGGGAAAGGATCATCGACGTGGTCGTCGGTACAGATGCTCTAGCCCTTGGAGTAAACCTACCGGCAGAGCGGGCCGTATTCGCCCAGCTGGTGAAGTTTCACGATCGTTGCCCCATCTCCAAGAACGCTTTCCTTCAGATGTCGGGAAGAGCGGGCAGAAAGGGGCTGTTCGAAAAGGGCTATGTGACATGGATCGATAAATCTCCGGCGGAGGCTTTCGGGGTTAGAACCGAGGAGATATTTCGCTCTCTCGTCTCCTCTCCCTCCGAGGAGGCCCGGGTCGAGCTTCGTCCCGATTTCGGAGCTATCCTGAAAGGCCGAAGTTCGGTCGAGAACGAGGCAGATATAGTGGCATCCGGATCTTTGCCCGAGCTCAGCTACAGGAGGGTGTCGGCCGATATACGACAGGCCATGGATATAATAGACGGAAGTCTCGATAAAATCGTTCCGGACGAGAAAACCAGGTTCAGAGCCATTCTGGCCGATGTATGGTACGGCGAGATGGAGGTGGAGCAGAATCTGGACATGGCGGAGCTCTTTTTCTGGGGAATAGGTAAAGATGATTACGTTCATCCCGACGGCTTGACCGCGGCGGAGCTACTTCTCAAACACGAAAGGAATGAGCTGCAATCGTTGCTTAAGGTGAAGAGGTTCAACAACTCTCTGCCGGAAGATTACAAGCTCTCCCGAATGGACGAAGTCGACGCGGCCGTAATGGAGATAGACCCTACTGTTTTTGGATTCGAGGAAAAAATTTACGAGATGGATACAACCAAGGTGGAACTTCCGGCTCTTAAGCACAGGGTTACCGATAGATCGAAAGTAGGGAAAAAACGCAGCGGGAGACGACGCAGGAAGGATTTAGGAAAAAGAGGGCGGAGACGGTGAGCTCGGTTTGCAGAAAGGCGTTGATCGAGATAGGCACTAACTCGGTCAAATTTCTGCTTGCCGAGAAAGATGATCGTCTCGGCAAGCAGATCTATATAGAGGATAGCAACGAGATAACCAGAATAGGAGAGGGGCTGGCTGAATCAGGTCGATTGGGGGAGCCTCCGATGGACAGGACTCTCGATTGCGTTCGACGATTTATCGCCAAGGCAGATGCTCTCGGGGTTCGAGATGTTTCGGCCGTGGCGACTATGGCACTTAGAAGAGCGTCGAATTCCAGAATATTCGTGGATCGTCTTAAGGCGAAAACGGGGTTGTCCTTGAGGGTTTTATCCGGTGAGGAGGAGGCCATATACTCTTTTTACGGCATAGCTCCCCTTTTGCCAGTGGGGAGCGACGGATGGTATTTCGATACGGGGGGAGGAAGCACCGAGTTCGTTTGCTTCGAGGATGGAAGGGTGGTTCGTGCCTTTAGCCTGGAGGTCGGGGCGGTTTCCGTTACGGAAAAATTCATGCTTTCCCAGGATAGTTGTGGAAATGGCGTCGAAGCGGCCCTCCGGTGGATAGAGGGATCCCTCGAGGAGGGCGGTCTCCCTTCCGAAAAAGGGGGGAGTTTTTTGGTCGGATCCGGGGGGAACGTGATCACCATGGCTGCCGTTAGTCTAGCTCCGGAGAGATTTTCGTCCTCGAAAACAGTCAGGCTCTCTTTATCCGAGCTAGATAGGCAGATAGATCTCTACGGTTCCGTCTCTCTCCAGGAACGACGACTCATCCCGGGTATGGATTTCGACAGAGCTCCGATAATACTGGCGGGAGCATGTATAGTGCGATCCATCTTCAATGTTCTGGAGGTCAAGGAAATGTTGGTCTCGTCCTTCGGTTTACGTCACGGCTTTCTGAACACGCTTTTCGACTAGGGATTTTTCGTGTAAGATGATTATTGTAACATGGTCGTTACTTTTCATATCTCAGATGGGAGTGGTGTAACGTGAAACGCGGAATAGCTTTAGGGGTTTTATTGGGGATCTTGTGTCTGGCAGGAACGGCTTGGGCTGCATATCCGGAGAAACCGGTGACTGTAATAGTCCCTTCCAACGCTGGAGGGGGAACGGACACCATGGCCAGGCTGGTTGCCAAATTTGCTGAAGAGTACTTGGGGCAGCCCATGGTAATAGTCAACAAACCCGGCGCAGGAGGCCAGATAGGATTCGAATCCATCGCAAGGGCCAAGAAAGACGGCTACACGATTGGCTGTATATACACGCCTCACGTGGCCGCTCACGTATCGGCCGGTAGGGCTAAATATACCCTCGATAGCTTTGCTCCTATAGCGAACGTTGTTACCGATCCCGGTGTCCTGGTTGTCAAAGCCGACAGTCCCTTCAATACGGTGGAGGAGTTGATAGCTTTCGCCAAGGAGAACCCGGGAAAACTCAACGGTTCCACCTCTGGTCCCGGAGGCGACGACGATTTTGCCCTTCGGCAGTTTGAGAAGGCCGCGGGAATCTCGATAAACGCCGTTCCCTCCAAGGGATCTTCCGGCCAGAAAGCCGCTGTTATGGGCGGACACGTTGATCTGGCTTTCATGAACGCCTCTCAGGTCGAGGCCCAGGTCGATTCCGGAGAGCTCCGACTGCTTGGGATAATGACGGTGAAAAGACGCTC is a window encoding:
- a CDS encoding chloride channel protein, which translates into the protein MKSRGFRVVWEESILVYALAKWFLLAVLAGAVVGSVTTFFVNSLEWAISWTAKSPPTFLWYLLPLGIVASTLIIRCFAPDARGHGTEKVIEAIHEHSGKISVKVIPIKLITTVITVAAGGSAGKEGPAAQIGAGLTSSLASLLRFSDLDRKKLVICGISAGFAAVFGTPVAGAIFGLEVLYIGQVFYDVLFPSFISGVVSHLVATSLGMSYGYYPLCDIPAMSGGIFLWMVVAGAFFGFVSFLHIEIMSFFERVFSKVRGGLVVKAILGAVLILFLAQAVGGEYFGLGTDVIDRALHGEKLPGLAFLWKSIFTAITLSCGGSGGVVTPIFFIGATAGVTFASLFGLNGALFGPIGFVAVLAGCANAPISASIMAVELFGSSVASFAAIACITSFLLVGHRSVYPSQILARSKSPLILISAKPSRVDLARSLPKPEDSLFSPLIKKIAMAMQRTFGIKAPCRFRKPFRKDRPRKEK
- a CDS encoding dicarboxylate/amino acid:cation symporter; this translates as MSQTRKKIPLIWKITIGFVLGIVAGVMIGPKVAVVEPIGKIFITLLKMLIVPLVFSSLVVGVSSIGDPKTLGRIGIKTILLYLGTTAVAIVIGLSMGHFFQPGAGMNIENVTAVSGKTAPTLAQVVIGMFPSNPVQALAQGHMLQIIVFSLFFGIAAVLAGEKGKPILSVMDSIAETMYKVTELVMSLAPYGVFALIAVTVSKYGISVLAPFAKVIGAVYLGCIAHAIIVYSGLVSLVTKKSPTWFFSGIKEASITAFVTRSSSATLPVTMTCTQENMGVSEKISSFVLPLGATINMDGTALYQGVCALFIAQAFGIDLSLGAQVGIIVTATLASIGTAGVPGAGLIMLTLVVTQAGLPMEGVALVAGIDAVLDMARTSLNVTGDACITTVVAKTEGELSL
- a CDS encoding patatin-like phospholipase family protein, whose product is MKKKGLALFLAMCFCISMSSSSMAKTGAIVLALSGGGTKGLAHVGVLKALKAEGIPVAGIVGTSMGAIIGGLSAAGYSPQELEDVLEKVDIGGVILGNGENRNSEPKNREISPLMPKLELNAHGQVIGPKGPLSGASALNLFQKLTSRVSVVQFNELPIPFAAVATDLETGEKVVLRHGSLASAMRASMSIPGLFEPWPIEGRLLVDGGLVSNMPVTTAKEMFPDYPIVAVNVCSDLRKSDEMKTMVDVIDQTITILTSQNVDREESKADVIIKPKVGNMATLGNVEIGDMVRLGVIAAESKMAAIKSLAAQAPSAPEHRPTILRLVRRISVEGVPEDFADNIKGKFSDWIGRPVHPEDIVSAAEWIRSREDVKTVDYQLVEKTDGVEVVLKIQRQPAYRIALDGHATNLSGGSWIGIRSRMMDLAYDGDYLNVDAILGDDWAAKADYHFAVDKGSYEMGLRAGRVSMKPYGKWDMLSLSIGRTFDTDGSSLTVGALGSQMEGSGQTVEAWGPIVKWYSSGIKGQDAPEDESYLSFGAWYPSEGEEMLFRIEGGVDKPLSSRWRGYLKAGLMEGNSDGRYIGQGAYLGAREELYSLADRPILGERFAWWRLGFRRRLGESGDSPWEGELFGGQGYVWDNGGELFDEPWEVGVALTVPSRLLKARFLAIYDDDNDWTFGFSIGDPMWTLRYPFP
- the proS gene encoding proline--tRNA ligase, with product MARNITSRQQDYSQWYLDVIKVAELADYAPVRGCMVIRPTGYSVWEEIQQVFDRAFKETGHVNAYFPVLIPNSFLEKEAEHVEGFSPECAVVTHAGGEELEEPLVVRPTSETVIGHMYSKWIQSWRDLPLLINQWANVMRWEKRPRLFLRTSEFLWQEGHTAHASKEEAIEETERMLEVYRRIMTDYLALPVVPGVKSEGERFPGAEETYTTETMMSDMKALQAGTSHFLGQNFSKAFNIQFQNKEEAMEYAWTTSWGVSTRLIGAVIMTHSDDDGLILPPRIAPTKVALLSISKDETMATGPLLSKAKELAGKIESVIGARTVAVDDQFHMRPGDRFFYHLQKGVPLRLELGEKEFEKGTVRAVRRDTGEKIDLPWDGIETKVNDLLETIQEDLLNKARSFREVNTHEVSDLDGFKKTLEKKGGFIKAYFAGTKEDEKAIKEATGATVRCFPLEDKDTRGKCFFTGKDDARMAIFAKSY
- a CDS encoding type III PLP-dependent enzyme, with protein sequence MLGVPASYSFDMERFVTRERFEKIKNFLKNKKTPCLLLDLKSVERNFDDLNRTMPYAKIHYAVKANPHEAILKMLIRKGCNFDFASINELDTMLALGASPDRLSYGHTIKKSEHIAYAYEKGVRLFATDSEDDLRRIAKNAPGSQVFFRLFMECSGADWSLSRKFGAHPDTIFKLIQLSKELDIVPWGLSFHVGSQQRDIGQWGNAIASCRYLFDSAKELGIQLKLINLGGGFPAKYIQPTVPLEIYAKEVTRFLTEDFPDGMPDIIIEPGRSLVGDCGILATQVVLKSKKESYNPYSWLYIDAGKFGGLYETIDESIKYPIYSEKQGPVEEYIIAGPTCDSLDVLYERDKYMLPKNLEEGDRLYFFSTGAYVNSCSLESFNGFKPPKVYVYDED
- a CDS encoding DEAD/DEAH box helicase; the encoded protein is MGDSLYPWQRKAIDRIGGESAVLSAPTGSGKTWVAYIWAGLYDLEGEKLDIPSGERVIFTAPIKALSNERYMDLISMGFDVGIETGDFKKNPQASVICCTQEIYALKYAGRSGIKLVIDEFHYIFGENDRSRAYIDGIRKTSADVPMLVMSATFGGASKVQAYLERITGRPFVLFESSERVTDLVFCDEPVTPREIRDALVFVFSQKGAQQVADMIADERLRFDDSRKRRLEDLAWILEVSGIRRCMFKGVGVYHGSLLPKEKLLVERAYRERIIDVVVGTDALALGVNLPAERAVFAQLVKFHDRCPISKNAFLQMSGRAGRKGLFEKGYVTWIDKSPAEAFGVRTEEIFRSLVSSPSEEARVELRPDFGAILKGRSSVENEADIVASGSLPELSYRRVSADIRQAMDIIDGSLDKIVPDEKTRFRAILADVWYGEMEVEQNLDMAELFFWGIGKDDYVHPDGLTAAELLLKHERNELQSLLKVKRFNNSLPEDYKLSRMDEVDAAVMEIDPTVFGFEEKIYEMDTTKVELPALKHRVTDRSKVGKKRSGRRRRKDLGKRGRRR
- a CDS encoding Ppx/GppA phosphatase family protein; translation: MSSVCRKALIEIGTNSVKFLLAEKDDRLGKQIYIEDSNEITRIGEGLAESGRLGEPPMDRTLDCVRRFIAKADALGVRDVSAVATMALRRASNSRIFVDRLKAKTGLSLRVLSGEEEAIYSFYGIAPLLPVGSDGWYFDTGGGSTEFVCFEDGRVVRAFSLEVGAVSVTEKFMLSQDSCGNGVEAALRWIEGSLEEGGLPSEKGGSFLVGSGGNVITMAAVSLAPERFSSSKTVRLSLSELDRQIDLYGSVSLQERRLIPGMDFDRAPIILAGACIVRSIFNVLEVKEMLVSSFGLRHGFLNTLFD
- a CDS encoding tripartite tricarboxylate transporter substrate binding protein, with translation MKRGIALGVLLGILCLAGTAWAAYPEKPVTVIVPSNAGGGTDTMARLVAKFAEEYLGQPMVIVNKPGAGGQIGFESIARAKKDGYTIGCIYTPHVAAHVSAGRAKYTLDSFAPIANVVTDPGVLVVKADSPFNTVEELIAFAKENPGKLNGSTSGPGGDDDFALRQFEKAAGISINAVPSKGSSGQKAAVMGGHVDLAFMNASQVEAQVDSGELRLLGIMTVKRRSYLPELPTFKEMGYEVYSDSSRGFAAPAGVPKDVMAKLMEVFDKVLNDPEFIAASQGQLLLDILNADEYTMYLKNLQKTTDEAFKVAPW